Proteins from a single region of Pelodiscus sinensis isolate JC-2024 chromosome 29, ASM4963464v1, whole genome shotgun sequence:
- the ARL5C gene encoding putative ADP-ribosylation factor-like protein 5C: MGQLFAKLMSIFGSQEHKVIIVGLDNAGKTTILYQFLMNEVVHTSPTIGSNVEEIILRKTHFLMWDIGGQETLRSTWNTYYSNTEFVILVIDSTDRERLTVTKEELYKMLAHEDLQNAAVLIFANKQDVKNSMTTSEISKFLTLSSIKDHPWHIQGCCALTGEGLPAGLEWMKSRVAAN; the protein is encoded by the exons ATGGGGCAGCTGTTCGCCAAGCTGATGAGCATCTTCGGCAGCCAGG AACACAAGGTGATCATTGTGGGCCTGGACAATGCAGGGAAGACGACCATCCTCTACCAGTT CCTGATGAACGAGGTGGTGCACACGTCGCCCACCATCGGCAGCAACGTGGAGGAGATCATCCTGCGGaagacccacttcctgatgtgGGATATCGGGGGGCAGGAGACGCTGCGGTCCACGTGGAACACCTACTACTCCAACACAGAG TTTGTCATCCTGGTGATTGACAGCACGGACCGCGAGCGGCTGACGGTGACGAAGGAGGAGCTGTACAAGATGCTGGCGCATGAG GACCTGCAGAATGCGGCGGTCTTGATATTTGCCAACAAGCAGGATGTGAAGAACTCCATGACTACCTCAGAGATCTCCAAGTTCCTAACCCTCAGCTCCATCAAGGACCATCCGTGGCACATCCAGGGCTGCTGTGCCCTCACGGGAGAGGG CCTGCCAGCTGGCTTGGAGTGGATGAAGTCTCGCGTGGCGGCCAACTGA